From one Brevundimonas sp. PAMC22021 genomic stretch:
- the rpsR gene encoding 30S ribosomal protein S18, which translates to MTDATPTPGAPVGSGPARRPFYRRRKVCPFSGANAPKIDYKDVKLLQRYVSERGKIVPSRITAVSQKKQRELAKAIKRARYLALLPYVVK; encoded by the coding sequence ATGACTGACGCCACCCCGACTCCGGGCGCTCCGGTGGGCTCCGGCCCGGCCCGTCGCCCCTTCTATCGCCGCCGCAAGGTTTGCCCGTTCTCGGGCGCCAACGCGCCGAAGATCGACTACAAGGACGTGAAGCTGCTGCAGCGCTACGTCTCCGAACGCGGCAAGATCGTGCCCTCGCGCATCACCGCCGTTTCCCAGAAGAAGCAGCGCGAACTGGCCAAGGCCATCAAGCGCGCCCGCTATCTGGCCCTCCTGCCGTACGTGGTGAAGTAA
- the rpsF gene encoding 30S ribosomal protein S6, with protein sequence MALYEHTVMTRQDISAQQAEALNDTIKDLITQGGGSVAKIEYWGLRNLTYRVKKNRKAHYSLLAVDAPPAAMAEVERQLSINEDVLRWLTVRVEELDLELSPLLARRERERERERERGPRDDAAAEAAE encoded by the coding sequence ATGGCTCTTTACGAGCACACGGTCATGACGCGCCAGGACATCTCGGCGCAGCAGGCCGAAGCGCTGAACGACACCATCAAGGACCTGATCACCCAAGGCGGCGGCTCCGTCGCCAAGATCGAGTACTGGGGTCTGCGCAACCTGACCTATCGCGTGAAGAAGAACCGCAAGGCTCACTATTCGCTGCTCGCCGTTGACGCCCCTCCGGCCGCCATGGCCGAAGTCGAGCGCCAGCTGTCGATCAACGAAGACGTGCTGCGCTGGCTGACCGTCCGCGTCGAGGAACTCGACCTGGAGCTGTCGCCGCTGCTGGCCCGCCGCGAGCGTGAACGCGAGCGCGAGCGTGAACGCGGCCCGCGTGACGACGCCGCCGCCGAAGCCGCCGAATAA